One window of the Cryptomeria japonica chromosome 7, Sugi_1.0, whole genome shotgun sequence genome contains the following:
- the LOC131857187 gene encoding uncharacterized protein LOC131857187, giving the protein MTGGINRLKYHLAQIPGYGVEACPKSTPEIIREMKAILAENDMHKEERQKTREAIATAMNPTLSTSGPIGHSRGRQSLSSFGDNEGEASGTPVRSDPNFFVPRNVPGAQPSLEGTGWNKEKHEQARIAASNFWFYNNLSFNAANNVYWESFVNACTVAGKGFKAPTGYDFSGPLLEKAVKNTEGVVDDQKRYWKRKGCSILSDGWTDGRNRTLLNFLVASNGAMVFIKSVDASNEIKNAETLCNLLDGVVREVGVENVVQIITDNAAAYVSAGRMLMQRHPSITWSPCAAHCLDLVLEDIGKIGWVKKVVEDAKSVTKFIYNHTWVLALMRKYTNGKDLVRPGVTRFASHFITLQSILSAIPHLKQMFVSDAWLGSAYSKRPEAEKIATIVFDDGFNKNGEELTAVTEPLVRVLRMVDGEGMPMGFIYEAMDRAKEAISHYYRGNARKCEIFWRIIDRRWTNQLHQPIHAFAYFLNPKFYFSDSFRADEEVMAGVITCIDKMTPDPELRDKVLDELEIYKSAEGRLFSSQLAIDRRGKQQPDLWWENYGAGTPNLQKIAIRVLSQPCSASGCERNWSVFESIHTKKRNRLSQKRLNDLVFVRYNLRLRVRQVEGVSHEAIDLDEIDPYGDWTMNEQNDGDDVLLTEEEIAEIERSSTRCRRSKIG; this is encoded by the exons atgactggtggaatcaatagattaaaataccaccttgcacaaatacctggatatggtgtggaggcatgccccaaatcaactcctgaaattattagagagatgaaggccattcttgctgagaatgatatgcataaggaagaaaggcaaaaaacaagagaagccatagcaactgcaatgaatcccacattgtccacttcgggtcccattggtcatagtcggggtcgtcagtcactttcatcttttggtgacaatgagggtgaggctagtggcactcctgttagatcagaccctaatttttttgtaccacgcaatgttccaggtgcacaaccttcacttgaaggtacaggatggaataaagagaagcatgaacaagcacggatagcagcttcaaacttttggttttacaataatctatctttcaatgcagcaaacaatgtgtattgggaaagttttgttaatgcatgtacagtggcgggtaaggggtttaaggccccaacaggttatgacttcagtgggccattgctagagaaagctgtgaaaaatacagaaggtgtggttgatgatcagaaaaggtattggaagagaaaaggatgcagcattttatctgatggatggacagatggacggaataggactcttctcaacttcttggtggcttcaaatggtgcaatggtattcataaagtctgttgatgcctcaaatgaaataaaaaatgcagagactttgtgtaatctgttggatggtgtggttcgggaagttggagttgagaatgttgtccaaattatcacggacaacgcagctgcatatgtatctgcaggtagaatgcttatgcaaaggcatccttcgattacatggagtccttgtgctgcacattgcttggacttggtgctagaggacattgggaagattggatgggtgaagaaggtggttgaagatgcaaaaagtgtcaccaaattcatctacaaccatacttgggtgcttgctttgatgagaaaatacacaaatggcaaggaccttgtgcgacctggagtgacacgatttgctagccacttcatcactttgcagagcattcttagtgccattcctcatcttaagcagatgtttgtgtcagatgcttggttggggtctgcatactccaaaagacctgaagcagagaagattgCGACCATTGTTTTTGATGATGGGTTCAATAAAAAtggagaggagttgactgcg gtgacagaacctttggtgagggttcttcgtatggtggatggagagggcatgccaatgggtttcatttatgaggccatggatagggccaaagaggccatttcacattactatcgtggaaatgcaagaaaatgtgaaatcttttggcgcatcattgatcgtaggtggacaaaccaactccaccaaccgatacatgccttcgcctactttttgaacccgaaattctacttctctgattcatttagggctgatgaggaggtcatggcaggtgttattacatgcattgataagatgacacctgatcctgagttgagagacaaggttcttgatgagttggag atctacaaaagtgcagaggggagactcttctcatcacaactagcaattgataggagaggaaaacaacaaccag atttatggtgggagaattatggtgccggcacgcctaatcttcaaaagatagctatccgtgttttgtctcagccatgcagtgcttctgggtgtgaacgaaattggagtgtctttgaaagcattcacacaaagaagagaaatagattgtcacaaaagcggctcaatgatctagtatttgttcggtacaaccttcgccttcgagttagacaggtggagggtgtttcacatgaggccattgacttggatgaaattgatccatatggtgattggaccatgaatgaacaaaatgatggtgatgatgtcctccttaccgaagaagaaattgcagaaatagagaggagcagcacaagatgcagaaggagcaagattggatga